A section of the Sandaracinaceae bacterium genome encodes:
- the ndk gene encoding nucleoside-diphosphate kinase, which translates to MAVERTLSIIKPDAVENQNIGGILAMIEGAGLTIKAMRMMHLTRPMAEGFYAVHKERPFFGELVEFMTRGPVVVSVLEGEGAITKYRELMGATNPANADEGTIRKEFAKDVGENAVHGSDAPETAANEIRYFFPGYEV; encoded by the coding sequence ATGGCAGTCGAGCGGACCCTTTCCATCATCAAGCCGGACGCGGTCGAGAACCAGAACATCGGCGGGATCCTCGCCATGATCGAGGGCGCGGGCCTGACGATCAAGGCGATGCGCATGATGCACCTGACCCGCCCCATGGCCGAGGGCTTCTACGCGGTGCACAAGGAGCGCCCCTTCTTCGGGGAGCTCGTCGAGTTCATGACCCGCGGCCCGGTGGTCGTGAGCGTGCTCGAGGGCGAAGGCGCCATCACCAAGTACCGCGAGCTCATGGGCGCCACGAACCCGGCGAACGCCGACGAGGGCACCATCCGCAAGGAGTTCGCGAAGGACGTGGGCGAGAACGCGGTCCACGGCTCCGACGCGCCGGAGACGGCCGCGAACGAGATCCGCTACTTCTTCCCGGGCTACGAGGTCTGA